Proteins encoded by one window of Oreochromis niloticus isolate F11D_XX linkage group LG17, O_niloticus_UMD_NMBU, whole genome shotgun sequence:
- the ndufa5 gene encoding NADH dehydrogenase [ubiquinone] 1 alpha subcomplex subunit 5, with amino-acid sequence MAGLLKKTTGLVGLAVSQNPHERLRILYTKILASLQTMPQDAAYRKYTEQLVNERFSHVKTEPDVEKLEKKINCGQIEEVIFQAECELALSRKMSEWKPWEPLVEEPPPNQWKWPI; translated from the exons ATGGCTGGGCTGCTGAAGAAG ACGACCGGCTTGGTTGGCCTGGCAGTGTCTCAAAATCCACATGAG CGTCTCAGGATCCTCTACACAAAGATCCTGGCGTCCTTGCAGACCATGCCGCAGGACGCCGCTTACAGGAAGTACACGGAGCAGCTGGTCAACGAGCGCTTCAGCCACGTGAAAACG GAACCTGATGTTGAGAAGCTAGAGAAGAAAATTAACTGCGGTCAGATTGAAGAGGTCATTTTCCAG GCCGAGTGTGAGCTGGCGTTATCAAGGAAGATGTCCGAGTGGAAGCCGTGGGAGCCGCTGGTCGAGGAGCCCCCCCCCAACCAGTGGAAGTGGCCCATCTGA
- the aebp2 gene encoding zinc finger protein aebp2 — protein MRQITTERAEQDSQRTSKENDTGETTVTGMEGQAVPDSKQEPGDNNESRKAETSGVSGRDAAEEHGDAPSPVPDQENAPRTEKSAVGERASNLELCEAAKSPVQGSLASSTDSAQEGSRVLKQEQREGGNASASPPADRTKTADKPEHGIKRRASTELTSSDGEPLSRMDSEDSISSTLMDMESTASSGRSTPAMLNGHTGGVAGSGSLVAGGKSLSYTCCWDHCQLLFPSSPDLAEHIRATHVDGQRGGVFVCLWKGCKVYNTPSTSQSWLQRHMLTHSGDKPFKCVVGGCNATFASQGGLARHVPTHFSSQSSSKMSSQSKVKEESPSKAGLNKRRKLKNKHRRSLPRPHDFFDAQTMDAIRHRAILLNLATHIESLGNGHSVVFHSTVIAKRKEDSGKVKVLLHWTPEDILPDVWVNESDRVQQKTKVVHLSKLPSDMAVLLDPNIYRMFF, from the exons ATGCGGCAGATAACGACGGAAAGAGCCGAACAAGATTCTCAGCGGACGTCGAAAGAAAACGATACCGGTGAAACGACAGTAACCggcatggaaggacaggccgtCCCCGATTCTAAACAGGAACCGGGCGACAACAACGAGAGCAGGAAAGCAGAGACCAGTGGGGTGAGTGGCCGCGATGCGGCGGAGGAGCACGGAGACGCCCCGTCCCCCGTCCCCGACCAAGAAAACGCTCCGCGTACCGAAAAGTCGGCTGTTGGCGAAAGGGCCTCGAACCTCGAACTGTGTGAAGCCGCGAAGAGTCCCGTACAGGGCAGCTTGGCAAGTAGCACCGATTCTGCACAAGAGGGCTCCCGGGTGCTGAAACAAGAACAAAGAGAGGGGGGGAACGCGTCCGCCTCACCGCCTGCTGACCGCACAAAGACCGCGGACAAGCCTGAGCACGGTATCAAGAGACGGGCCAGCACGGAGCTCACCTCGTCGGACGGAGAGCCGCTCAGTCGGATGGATTCAGAAGACAG tatCAGCTCCACTCTGATGGACATGGAGAGCACAGCGTCCAGCGGTCGCTCCACTCCCGCTATGCTGAACGGTCACACAGGTGGAGTAGCAGGGAGTGGTTCACTGGTGGCAGGGGGCAAATCTCTGAGCTACACCTGCTGCTGGGATCACTGCCAGCTGCTGTTTCCCAGCAGCCCCGACCTGGCTGAGCACATCAGAGCAACACATGTGGATGGACAGAGAGGCGGG gtgtttgtgtgtctgtggaagGGCTGCAAAGTCTACAACACGCCATCCACCAGCCAGAGCTGGCTGCAGAGACACATGCTGACCCACAGTGGAGACAAACCTTTTAAG TGTGTAGTGGGGGGCTGCAACGCCACGTTTGCTTCCCAGGGGGGGCTCGCACGCCACGTCCCCACGCACTTCAGCTCCCAGAGCTCGTCCAAAATGTCCAGTCAGAGTAAAGTCAAAGAGGAATCTCCATCCAAGGCCGGCCTCAACAAGAGGAGGAAGCTGAAGAACAAGCACAGGCGCTCGCTCC CACGACCTCACGACTTCTTCGATGCTCAGACCATGGACGCCATCCGCCACCGAGCCATCCTTCTTAATCTAGCAACACACATCGAGAGCCTGGGCAATGGACACAGTGTAGTCTTCCACAGCACg GTAATTGCCAAAAGGAAGGAGGACTCTGGGAAGGTGAAGGTCCTGTTGCACTGGACACCTGAGGACAT ACTGCCCGACGTGTGGGTGAACGAGAGCGACAGAGTGCAGCAGAAGACCAAGGTGGTTCATCTGTCCAAGCTGCCCTCAGACATGGCTGTCCTCCTGGACCCGAACATCTACAG AATGTTCTTCTGA